In a single window of the Methanofollis ethanolicus genome:
- a CDS encoding PAS domain S-box protein: MISLLCVDDKPGAIDHIRRDLEEKGDVSVTTLRSGEEALNLLKKQPFDIILSGREMPDMKGVDLLQAARESGCHTPFIFFDDFDDRNRASDSQDSEGRPTALLSCLSSIAAEQQIPDQSANRSEPLFQAIADKTDNGTIGYFTRPQTINGEITGRVWSFSNTTEEKEVEKNLKEREHFFTTLLEAIRDGVLILSENGTVRYANRAACELVGLPSTDDCVGRNILEFVHQDLAHAIFRDLLSVRGGSDSIPAEYTFVTPSGEVRQVEGLSSTITWKEKKAITVTLRDITERKQAEAAAHESADLNRALIDGLPEYIIVLTRDGEIIFANPAAEAAL; the protein is encoded by the coding sequence ATGATATCCCTTCTCTGTGTCGATGACAAACCCGGGGCAATCGACCATATCCGTCGAGACCTCGAAGAAAAAGGCGATGTTTCAGTCACGACATTGCGTTCCGGGGAGGAAGCCCTCAATCTCCTGAAAAAACAGCCTTTTGATATCATTCTTTCGGGTCGTGAAATGCCGGACATGAAAGGGGTCGACCTCCTGCAGGCGGCACGGGAGAGTGGATGTCATACTCCCTTCATCTTCTTTGACGATTTCGATGACAGGAACAGGGCATCAGACTCTCAGGATAGCGAGGGCAGGCCGACAGCCCTGCTCTCATGCCTCAGCAGTATTGCCGCAGAGCAGCAGATCCCGGATCAATCCGCGAATCGAAGTGAACCATTATTCCAGGCCATTGCAGACAAAACTGACAACGGGACCATCGGATATTTTACCCGGCCCCAGACGATCAACGGCGAGATCACGGGCAGGGTATGGAGTTTCAGCAACACCACCGAAGAGAAAGAGGTAGAAAAGAACCTGAAGGAACGGGAACATTTCTTCACCACCCTCCTGGAGGCTATCCGTGACGGCGTCCTGATCCTCAGCGAAAACGGCACTGTCAGGTACGCAAACAGGGCTGCGTGCGAACTGGTAGGCCTCCCGTCGACCGACGACTGTGTCGGGAGGAACATCCTGGAGTTCGTTCACCAGGACTTGGCACATGCCATCTTCAGGGATCTGCTGAGCGTACGCGGAGGGTCAGATAGTATTCCCGCAGAGTACACCTTTGTCACCCCCTCGGGAGAGGTGCGGCAGGTCGAAGGCCTCAGCAGCACCATCACCTGGAAAGAAAAGAAAGCGATCACGGTCACCCTCCGCGACATCACTGAAAGGAAGCAGGCCGAGGCCGCGGCACACGAGAGTGCAGACCTCAACAGGGCACTGATCGACGGTCTTCCGGAGTATATCATCGTGCTGACACGGGATGGGGAGATCATCTTCGCCAACCCTGCCGCGGAGGCCGCCCTGTGA
- a CDS encoding LAGLIDADG family homing endonuclease, with amino-acid sequence MTDSVVDSILAARYLRKGEKNFDDICRRVATALARDDAEKEEYYDAMRSLSFLPNSPTLMNAGTELGQLSACFTLHVGDSIPEIFHALEWGALIHKSGGGTGYNFSHIRPEGAPVQSTDGVASGPISFMKVFNAATDVIKQGGRRRGANMGILNVWHPDILRFIHAKNVEGELSNFNISVMVNDRFMEFVESGQLQKVWLTHPYTGEEITVGAIWNGIVDGIWRNGEPGVLFYDEINRENPTPQLGPIDTTNPCVTADTWVMTAEGPRQVRDLVGRRFDAVICGVAVPSGSDGFFPTGTKEVLCLRTREGYRLRLTADHPVRRVSSLTRYSMASEWVRAGDLAQGDRVLLHDHHTLAGWEGALTEEQGYLLGLLVGDGTLKADAAVLSVWTGAGARSVMAHAETCAGTLDHRSDFSGWFPVEGRDEFRLKRAAVRDLATAMGMAPRAKVITPAIEQASSAGYRGFLAGLFDADGSVQGTPAKGVSVRLSQSSRPVLLAAQRMLLRLGIRSTIYRRRPAGLSLLPDGRGGARPYRVRQQYDLVVSGENLLTFRDRVGFRGEEKAGKLDDLLSSYSRSLKRERFVATVASVVPDGTEEVYDVQVPGANTFDANGFVAHNCGEQPLLPFESCVLGSINLAKFVRDGAIDEEALKGITRMAVRFLDAVIDRNVFPIPQIEEATRKTRKVGLGLMGVHDALLMLGLPYDSDEGRAVCDRVMDLMTRTAVEESHALAAEKGTFPAFEGSIWDEYAMRNAALTTIAPTGTISLLAGCSSGIEPVFSYAYTRKNTVGKTFVMLHPLFEAELRRVVGGMGLAPEETESRVREVIDHVHEAGTIRDVAWLPASFRHLFRTAIDIDWRDHVRMQAVFQQHVHASISKTINMPNAATREEIAEAVLMAWKSHLKGMTIYRTGSREDVVLALKEKKPAAEPGPVPEQKAARPKELSGKTYLCQSGCCRLYITVNLMDGKPWEVFIRTVGSGGCEANSNALGRAISTGLQNGVPYQKFVRQFAKVNCIVALKNPVAEGLSCADVVGKCIDLAASKQTITTLDTWKIADVTGTKKNLCPECGAELDFGEGCNQGICKNCGWSGCS; translated from the coding sequence ATGACCGATTCAGTAGTTGACAGTATCCTTGCGGCCCGTTACCTCCGCAAGGGCGAAAAAAACTTCGACGACATCTGCCGGCGGGTGGCGACCGCACTCGCCCGTGACGATGCCGAGAAGGAAGAGTATTATGACGCCATGCGCTCCCTCTCCTTCCTCCCGAACTCCCCCACCCTGATGAACGCCGGCACCGAACTCGGCCAGCTCTCGGCCTGCTTCACCCTCCATGTCGGCGACTCGATCCCCGAGATCTTCCATGCCCTGGAATGGGGGGCCCTCATCCACAAGAGCGGCGGCGGCACAGGCTACAACTTCTCCCATATCCGCCCGGAGGGCGCGCCCGTCCAGTCCACGGACGGCGTCGCCTCCGGCCCCATCTCCTTCATGAAGGTCTTCAACGCCGCCACCGACGTGATCAAGCAGGGCGGCCGCAGGCGCGGGGCCAACATGGGCATCCTCAATGTCTGGCACCCCGACATCCTGCGCTTCATCCACGCGAAGAACGTCGAGGGCGAACTCTCGAACTTCAACATCTCGGTGATGGTCAATGACCGGTTCATGGAGTTCGTCGAGTCCGGACAGCTCCAGAAGGTCTGGCTCACCCACCCGTACACCGGCGAGGAGATCACGGTCGGCGCCATCTGGAACGGCATTGTCGACGGTATCTGGCGGAACGGCGAGCCCGGCGTCCTCTTCTACGACGAGATCAACAGGGAGAACCCGACACCGCAGCTCGGGCCCATCGACACCACAAACCCCTGCGTCACCGCGGACACCTGGGTCATGACCGCGGAAGGGCCCAGGCAGGTGCGTGACCTGGTCGGCCGCCGTTTCGACGCCGTCATCTGTGGTGTCGCCGTCCCCTCAGGGTCAGACGGTTTCTTCCCGACCGGGACAAAGGAGGTGCTCTGTCTCCGTACCCGGGAGGGCTACCGCCTGCGGCTCACGGCCGACCACCCTGTTCGCCGGGTCTCCTCCCTCACCAGGTATAGCATGGCGAGCGAGTGGGTCAGGGCTGGCGACCTTGCCCAGGGAGACCGCGTCCTCCTCCACGACCACCACACTCTTGCCGGATGGGAGGGCGCCCTCACCGAAGAGCAGGGCTATCTCCTCGGTCTGCTTGTCGGCGACGGCACGCTGAAAGCAGATGCCGCCGTCCTTTCTGTCTGGACAGGCGCCGGCGCCCGGTCGGTCATGGCCCATGCCGAGACCTGTGCCGGAACCCTCGATCACCGCTCCGACTTCTCCGGTTGGTTCCCGGTGGAGGGACGGGACGAGTTCAGGCTCAAACGTGCGGCGGTCCGCGACCTTGCCACGGCGATGGGGATGGCGCCCCGCGCGAAGGTCATCACCCCTGCGATCGAGCAGGCCTCCTCGGCCGGGTATCGCGGTTTTCTCGCCGGCCTCTTCGATGCCGACGGCTCGGTGCAGGGCACACCCGCGAAGGGCGTCAGCGTCAGGCTCTCCCAGAGCAGTCGCCCGGTCCTTCTCGCAGCCCAGCGGATGCTCCTCCGCCTCGGCATCAGGAGTACGATCTACCGGCGCCGCCCCGCAGGCCTCAGTCTCCTCCCTGACGGTCGCGGCGGTGCGAGGCCGTACAGGGTGCGGCAGCAGTACGACCTTGTCGTCAGCGGGGAGAACCTCCTGACTTTCCGTGACCGCGTCGGGTTCAGGGGCGAAGAGAAGGCCGGGAAACTCGACGACCTCCTCTCGTCGTATTCCCGGAGCCTGAAGAGGGAGCGCTTTGTTGCGACCGTGGCGTCGGTCGTCCCGGACGGCACTGAAGAGGTCTATGACGTCCAGGTACCTGGTGCGAACACTTTCGACGCGAACGGGTTTGTGGCTCACAACTGCGGTGAACAGCCGCTCCTCCCCTTCGAGTCCTGCGTGCTCGGGTCCATCAACCTGGCGAAGTTTGTCAGGGACGGCGCCATTGACGAAGAAGCACTGAAGGGGATCACCCGCATGGCCGTCCGGTTTCTGGACGCGGTCATCGACAGGAATGTCTTCCCGATCCCGCAGATCGAGGAGGCGACGAGAAAGACGAGGAAGGTCGGCCTCGGCCTGATGGGCGTCCACGACGCCCTGCTGATGCTTGGCCTGCCGTACGACTCCGACGAGGGCCGGGCCGTCTGCGACCGGGTGATGGACCTCATGACCAGGACCGCGGTCGAGGAGTCGCACGCCCTCGCCGCGGAGAAGGGCACCTTCCCGGCCTTCGAGGGGAGCATCTGGGACGAGTATGCGATGCGGAACGCCGCGCTCACCACGATCGCCCCCACTGGCACCATCTCCCTCCTGGCCGGGTGTTCCTCAGGGATCGAGCCCGTCTTCTCCTATGCCTACACCCGGAAGAACACCGTGGGCAAGACCTTCGTGATGCTCCACCCGCTCTTCGAGGCCGAACTGCGGCGGGTCGTCGGTGGTATGGGCCTCGCCCCCGAGGAGACGGAGAGCAGGGTCAGAGAGGTGATCGACCACGTCCACGAGGCCGGTACGATCCGGGACGTCGCCTGGCTCCCGGCGTCCTTCAGGCACCTCTTCAGGACTGCCATCGACATCGACTGGCGCGACCATGTGCGGATGCAGGCGGTCTTCCAGCAGCATGTCCACGCCTCCATCTCGAAGACGATCAATATGCCCAATGCCGCGACCCGCGAGGAGATCGCGGAGGCCGTCCTCATGGCCTGGAAGAGCCACCTCAAGGGCATGACCATCTACCGGACAGGCAGCCGCGAGGACGTTGTTCTGGCGCTCAAGGAGAAGAAGCCGGCCGCCGAACCCGGGCCTGTGCCTGAACAGAAGGCGGCCCGCCCGAAGGAACTCTCCGGCAAGACCTATCTCTGCCAGTCAGGCTGCTGCCGGCTGTACATCACCGTCAACCTCATGGACGGGAAACCCTGGGAGGTCTTTATCAGGACGGTCGGGAGCGGCGGCTGCGAGGCGAACTCCAATGCCCTTGGCCGGGCGATCTCCACCGGCCTCCAGAATGGCGTGCCGTACCAGAAGTTCGTGCGGCAGTTTGCGAAGGTAAACTGCATTGTCGCCCTCAAGAACCCCGTGGCCGAGGGTCTCTCCTGCGCTGACGTCGTCGGTAAGTGTATCGACCTCGCGGCCTCGAAGCAGACGATCACCACCCTCGACACCTGGAAGATCGCCGACGTCACCGGCACGAAGAAGAACCTCTGCCCGGAGTGCGGGGCTGAACTCGACTTCGGCGAGGGCTGCAATCAGGGGATCTGCAAGAACTGCGGCTGGAGCGGCTGCAGTTAA
- the nudC gene encoding NAD(+) diphosphatase, which translates to MTRTHFAVERLAFHPDSLPDCPHCWLLVRGGDVLCREDGSPILSSLPDGIDPLGAVPLGALDGVSFSALGTEAVPTPFRPIPLRDLFGRVDGETLAIAGRAVHLVRFDEENRFCGRCGGPTVWKEDEVAKVCTRCGGVVYPPVTPAVIVLIRRGRDILFVRSPRFPPGRYSLVAGFVEPGETLEHAAAREVAEETGVSIEGLRYAGSQPWPFPHSLMAGFFAEYAGGEVRPDGVETEEVRWFSPDALPDLPGKMSIAWALIERHLRDDSPDPPDPRG; encoded by the coding sequence ATGACACGAACGCACTTTGCCGTAGAACGCCTCGCATTCCATCCTGATAGCCTGCCCGACTGCCCGCACTGCTGGCTTCTCGTCCGGGGAGGGGATGTGCTCTGCCGTGAGGACGGGTCGCCCATCCTTTCGTCCCTGCCCGACGGCATCGACCCTCTGGGTGCGGTCCCTCTCGGTGCCCTCGACGGCGTGTCCTTCTCTGCTCTCGGGACAGAGGCCGTCCCCACCCCTTTCAGGCCGATCCCCCTGCGCGACCTCTTCGGTCGCGTGGACGGGGAGACCCTCGCCATCGCGGGGAGGGCCGTGCACCTCGTCCGCTTCGACGAGGAGAACCGTTTCTGCGGCAGGTGCGGGGGGCCGACCGTCTGGAAGGAGGACGAGGTGGCGAAGGTCTGCACGCGGTGTGGCGGCGTCGTCTACCCCCCGGTGACCCCTGCCGTGATCGTCCTGATCAGGAGGGGCCGGGATATTCTCTTCGTGCGTTCGCCCCGCTTCCCTCCCGGACGCTACTCCCTCGTCGCCGGCTTCGTCGAACCAGGCGAGACCCTCGAGCACGCCGCGGCGCGGGAGGTCGCCGAGGAGACGGGCGTCTCCATCGAAGGCCTCCGCTATGCCGGGAGCCAGCCCTGGCCCTTCCCCCACTCCCTGATGGCCGGTTTCTTCGCCGAGTATGCAGGCGGCGAGGTGCGGCCCGACGGCGTGGAGACCGAGGAGGTGCGGTGGTTCTCCCCCGACGCCCTGCCCGACCTCCCCGGCAAAATGAGCATTGCGTGGGCCCTGATCGAGAGGCACCTCAGGGACGACTCCCCTGATCCCCCCGACCCGCGTGGGTGA
- a CDS encoding aldo/keto reductase, producing MLYRQIPSSGEPLPVLGMGCMRLPETPEGRIDEGAAVALIRAAIDGGASYIDTAVPYHGGESEGVVGRALADGYRERALLATKLPAKRVESRDDMDRLLDGSLRRLGTDHLDAYLIHALTKSRWNRLWDLEVDLFLDEAKADGRIRYAGFSFHDTADAFREIVDAYAWDLCQVQYNYLDTGYQAGTAGLRYAAEKGLAVVVMEPLRGGMLAAPPAGVGEIFAAAPVTRSPAAWGLRWVLDHPEVTTVLSGMNAPVQLAENLAAAEEGLPGSLSPDEHETVRRVRDAFREKIRVPCTACRYCMPCPGGVNIPECLARLNDIALFGDHEHAAFFYRHVLGDTGYASLCAECGACEEICPQGIGVIDHLHEVADLFGR from the coding sequence ATGCTCTATAGACAGATACCATCATCAGGGGAACCTCTCCCCGTCCTCGGCATGGGCTGCATGCGCCTGCCAGAGACGCCTGAGGGCCGCATCGACGAGGGGGCGGCCGTCGCCCTGATCAGGGCGGCGATCGACGGCGGGGCGTCGTACATCGATACGGCGGTGCCCTATCACGGAGGAGAGTCGGAGGGTGTCGTCGGCAGGGCCCTTGCCGACGGGTACCGCGAGAGGGCCTTACTTGCAACGAAATTGCCCGCAAAGAGGGTGGAGTCCCGCGATGACATGGATCGCCTTCTGGACGGGTCTCTCCGGCGCCTCGGCACCGATCACCTTGACGCCTACCTGATCCACGCCCTGACGAAGAGCAGGTGGAACAGACTCTGGGACCTGGAGGTCGACCTCTTCCTCGATGAGGCGAAGGCCGACGGGAGGATCCGGTACGCCGGGTTCTCCTTCCACGACACTGCCGATGCGTTCCGGGAGATCGTCGACGCGTACGCCTGGGACCTCTGCCAGGTCCAGTACAACTATCTCGACACCGGCTACCAGGCCGGGACCGCGGGCCTCAGGTACGCCGCGGAGAAGGGCCTTGCCGTCGTCGTGATGGAACCCCTCAGGGGCGGCATGCTTGCCGCGCCGCCCGCCGGGGTCGGGGAGATCTTCGCCGCCGCCCCGGTCACCCGGAGCCCTGCCGCATGGGGCCTCCGCTGGGTCCTCGACCACCCTGAGGTGACGACCGTCCTCTCCGGCATGAACGCGCCGGTGCAGCTTGCAGAAAACCTCGCGGCCGCGGAAGAGGGCCTGCCCGGATCTCTCTCCCCCGACGAGCACGAGACCGTCCGGAGAGTTCGGGACGCATTCAGGGAGAAGATCCGCGTCCCCTGCACCGCCTGCCGGTACTGCATGCCCTGCCCCGGCGGCGTGAACATCCCCGAGTGTCTTGCCCGCCTGAACGACATCGCCCTCTTCGGCGATCACGAGCATGCCGCGTTCTTCTACCGCCACGTCCTCGGCGACACGGGTTACGCCTCTCTCTGCGCCGAGTGCGGGGCCTGCGAGGAGATCTGCCCGCAGGGGATCGGGGTGATCGATCACCTCCACGAGGTCGCCGACCTCTTCGGACGGTAA
- a CDS encoding HIT family protein, giving the protein MNDDPLTGATCPFCDPSPADIVVQNTLAYARADAFPVSPGHTLIVPFRHVSSFFEATEAERVALLDLLCRCRDALEERYHPDGWNIGINVGPAAGQTVPHLHIHLIPRYAGDVPDPRGGVRGVVPEKKMY; this is encoded by the coding sequence ATGAACGATGACCCTCTGACTGGTGCCACCTGCCCCTTCTGCGACCCCTCTCCCGCCGACATCGTCGTGCAGAATACTCTCGCCTACGCGAGGGCCGACGCCTTCCCGGTGAGCCCGGGCCACACCCTCATCGTCCCCTTCAGGCACGTCTCTTCCTTCTTCGAGGCGACGGAGGCGGAACGGGTCGCTCTCCTCGACCTCCTCTGTCGTTGCCGGGATGCCCTGGAGGAGAGGTACCACCCTGACGGGTGGAATATCGGCATCAATGTCGGCCCTGCCGCGGGGCAGACGGTGCCCCACCTCCACATCCACCTCATCCCCCGCTATGCCGGCGACGTCCCCGACCCCCGCGGCGGTGTCAGGGGTGTGGTCCCGGAAAAAAAGATGTATTGA
- a CDS encoding sensor histidine kinase: protein MLQATLRVAPITFRNREAALVLLTDLTERLILEKELEYHAEELKRYSESLARINGKLTIMNSITRHDILNQLTVLLGYLEIAEEECRETEVMESLSRMKFSAQNIREQLEFARDYQDLGVREPQWLDVRWQVARLRQDDITITTKIRRLEVYADPLFGRVFYNLLDNAVRHGIRVTEVRVTTRIEEDGAMSIVWEDNGIGVREGEKEKIFRRGYGNNTGLGLFLCREILAITGIEIRETGECEKCARFEIRVPKEGYRIVQKPATVPDRA, encoded by the coding sequence GTGCTGCAGGCGACGCTGCGGGTCGCTCCCATCACTTTCAGAAACAGGGAAGCCGCGCTCGTCCTGCTGACAGACCTCACAGAACGACTGATCCTTGAGAAAGAACTTGAATACCATGCCGAGGAGCTCAAACGCTACTCGGAGTCGCTTGCCAGGATCAACGGGAAGCTCACGATCATGAACAGCATCACCCGCCACGACATCCTCAACCAGCTCACCGTCCTCCTCGGATACCTGGAGATCGCCGAGGAGGAGTGCAGGGAAACGGAGGTCATGGAGAGCCTCAGCCGGATGAAATTTTCGGCGCAGAATATCAGGGAGCAGCTGGAGTTCGCCCGCGACTACCAGGACCTCGGCGTGCGGGAACCCCAGTGGCTCGATGTCAGGTGGCAGGTCGCCAGGCTCAGGCAGGATGACATCACGATCACAACGAAGATCCGGAGGCTTGAGGTGTACGCCGACCCCCTCTTCGGGAGAGTCTTCTACAATCTCCTCGACAATGCCGTCAGGCACGGGATCCGGGTCACGGAGGTCAGGGTCACCACCAGGATAGAGGAGGACGGAGCCATGAGCATCGTCTGGGAGGACAATGGCATCGGGGTCAGAGAAGGCGAGAAGGAGAAGATCTTCAGGCGGGGGTACGGGAACAACACCGGCCTCGGCCTCTTCCTCTGCAGGGAGATCCTGGCGATCACCGGCATCGAGATCAGAGAGACAGGAGAATGCGAAAAATGTGCACGCTTTGAGATCCGGGTTCCAAAGGAAGGATACCGGATAGTGCAGAAGCCGGCGACTGTCCCGGACCGGGCCTGA
- a CDS encoding TrkH family potassium uptake protein, with protein MRGRDQIATILPDMGRIFLLIGLVCLTPLLVGVIYREWSLLPAMATAPLAFFIIGGLLSPLQAPQGEAHLSVAIAAVACIWFVCALIGAFPFMVGHHMPFTDSVFEAMSGWTDTGLTLITDVDKTPKTLLFWRSFMQWLGGIGIVAFTVALSRRSGTLQRGLYRYEGRSESLMPGVVATAANMWQIYILITALSTALILLSGVSLWDAVNIAMTSLATGGFSVHTAGISYYNNVLLEMLVVPVMLAGALPFKLYYLMIHSHRRVHILKDPQARVLFLLVATGTLVTAFDLVTKNLLDIPTALRQSLFMVTSAITCTGFQNANPFEWTGATVLFITLLMLIGGSSGSTSGGMKIGRIITGFDGLVWWFRRIFHSSRAIVPFRYEGRIIPHRVAEFAVAKTMLTIFLFIFTGFLASLILLHLQAAGPFEVADVIFEAVSAMCNVGLSTGFANPEISPVSKWLFIFLMWFGRLEMVPVIVLAVGAVRGFD; from the coding sequence ATGCGCGGCAGGGACCAGATCGCGACGATCCTCCCGGACATGGGCAGGATCTTCCTCCTGATCGGTCTCGTCTGCCTCACGCCCCTCCTCGTCGGGGTCATATACCGCGAATGGAGCCTCCTCCCCGCGATGGCGACCGCACCCCTCGCATTTTTCATCATCGGTGGCCTGCTCTCGCCCCTGCAGGCACCGCAAGGGGAGGCGCACCTCTCGGTGGCCATCGCCGCCGTCGCCTGCATATGGTTCGTCTGCGCCCTCATCGGCGCCTTTCCCTTCATGGTCGGCCACCACATGCCCTTCACCGACAGCGTCTTCGAGGCCATGTCGGGATGGACCGACACCGGCCTCACCCTCATCACCGACGTGGACAAGACGCCAAAGACCCTCCTCTTCTGGCGGTCCTTCATGCAGTGGCTCGGCGGCATCGGGATCGTCGCCTTCACCGTCGCCCTCTCCCGGCGGTCGGGCACCCTCCAGAGAGGGCTGTACAGGTACGAAGGGAGGTCTGAGTCCCTGATGCCGGGCGTCGTGGCGACGGCGGCGAACATGTGGCAGATCTACATCCTGATCACGGCACTCTCGACCGCTCTCATCCTCCTCTCCGGGGTCTCCCTCTGGGACGCCGTCAACATCGCCATGACCTCCCTCGCCACAGGCGGCTTCTCCGTCCACACCGCGGGTATCAGTTACTACAACAATGTCCTCCTCGAAATGCTCGTCGTCCCGGTGATGCTCGCCGGCGCTCTCCCCTTCAAGCTCTACTACCTGATGATCCACAGCCACCGGCGGGTCCACATCCTGAAAGACCCGCAGGCGCGGGTGCTCTTCCTCCTCGTCGCCACCGGCACCCTGGTCACGGCCTTCGACCTGGTGACGAAGAACCTCCTCGACATCCCGACGGCCCTCCGCCAGTCCCTCTTCATGGTGACGAGCGCCATCACCTGCACCGGTTTCCAGAACGCAAACCCCTTCGAATGGACAGGGGCGACTGTCCTTTTCATTACCCTGCTGATGCTCATCGGCGGTTCCTCCGGGAGCACCTCGGGCGGGATGAAGATCGGGCGGATCATCACCGGTTTCGACGGCCTTGTCTGGTGGTTCAGGCGTATCTTTCACTCGAGCAGGGCGATCGTGCCCTTCCGGTATGAGGGCCGGATCATACCTCACAGGGTCGCCGAGTTCGCGGTGGCAAAGACGATGCTCACCATCTTCCTCTTCATCTTCACCGGTTTTCTTGCAAGCCTCATCCTCCTCCACCTCCAGGCCGCCGGACCTTTCGAGGTGGCAGACGTCATCTTCGAGGCCGTCTCGGCGATGTGCAATGTGGGGCTTTCCACCGGCTTTGCAAACCCCGAGATCAGTCCGGTCTCGAAATGGCTCTTCATCTTCCTGATGTGGTTCGGACGGCTGGAGATGGTGCCGGTGATCGTCCTCGCCGTCGGGGCGGTAAGGGGGTTCGACTGA
- a CDS encoding flavodoxin family protein, whose protein sequence is MKVVAFNGSPRKDGNTARLLVAVLTELEKEGIETELIHIGGKKVHGCTACAKCFENRDGRCVIDDDVVNDCIAKMAIADGFIIGSPTYFADVSTETKALIDRAGYVALANGGMFTRKAGAAVVAVRRAGAVRAYDTINHLFGISQMVTVGSSYWNIGIGLAPGDVEKDEEGLQTMQTLGKNMAWLLKKIRA, encoded by the coding sequence ATGAAAGTCGTCGCATTCAACGGGAGTCCCAGGAAGGACGGGAACACCGCCCGCCTTCTGGTGGCCGTCCTCACAGAACTTGAGAAGGAAGGCATCGAGACCGAACTCATCCATATCGGCGGGAAAAAAGTTCACGGCTGCACGGCCTGCGCGAAATGTTTCGAGAACCGGGACGGACGATGCGTCATCGACGACGACGTCGTCAATGACTGCATCGCGAAGATGGCAATCGCCGACGGGTTCATCATCGGGTCGCCGACCTATTTCGCGGACGTCAGCACCGAGACGAAGGCCCTCATCGACCGCGCCGGCTATGTGGCCCTCGCCAATGGCGGCATGTTCACCCGGAAGGCCGGTGCGGCCGTCGTCGCCGTCCGCCGCGCCGGCGCCGTCCGTGCCTACGACACCATCAACCACCTCTTCGGGATCTCGCAGATGGTCACGGTCGGTTCGTCGTACTGGAATATCGGCATCGGGCTTGCGCCGGGCGACGTCGAGAAGGACGAGGAGGGCCTGCAGACGATGCAGACCCTGGGAAAGAACATGGCCTGGCTCCTGAAGAAGATCCGGGCCTGA